GAAGCTGGTGCGGCCGATCCGCGCCGTGTGCCGCATCCTGCAGATCCCGGAGTCCGATCCCTCTAACCTGCGGTCCTAGAGCGCCCCCGCCGCCCCGGGGGAGAGAGCGC
The Diceros bicornis minor isolate mBicDic1 chromosome 11, mDicBic1.mat.cur, whole genome shotgun sequence DNA segment above includes these coding regions:
- the HRURF gene encoding protein HRURF, with protein sequence MAQPTASAQKLVRPIRAVCRILQIPESDPSNLRS